A region of the bacterium genome:
ACACATAAACGTGTAAAACAGCAATGGGCAGCTACTCATAACAGAAAAAAGCTGGTTAACAAAAAAGCTCTTGAAACCAGCACAAAAATCATTTCTATATTAAAAAAATACCCTGAAAATTTACGAAAAACAATTACTTACGACAACGGAATTGAATTTTGTTATCACGAAGCTATAAACAAGGAGCTTAAAACCGAATCATATTTTTGTACGCCATATAGTGCCTGGCAAAAAGGGACTGTCGAAAATATCAACGGATTAATCAGAAGATTTTTTCCTAAAAAAACAGACTTTGACTTAATTTCGGATGCTGAATTGCAATATGTTGAAGATTGGATTAATAATAGACCTATGAAAGTCTTAAATTTTAAAACGCCTAATGAAAAATACCAAGAATTAACGGGTGTTGCGATTGCTTAGCGAATTCACCATTAACTAAAACTTTTTGTAAAAAGCAAAAACTTTTACAAATATATACAAACTAAAAATTTACATACATTTTAGGCGGGTTATCCAAACGTGTCGGATACCCGAGCCTGAGAGCAGTTGTGGGATTGTCAATAAGAATATCAGATATATTACCGCCTCCGCCTGCAGGAGTTATATA
Encoded here:
- a CDS encoding IS30 family transposase — its product is THKRVKQQWAATHNRKKLVNKKALETSTKIISILKKYPENLRKTITYDNGIEFCYHEAINKELKTESYFCTPYSAWQKGTVENINGLIRRFFPKKTDFDLISDAELQYVEDWINNRPMKVLNFKTPNEKYQELTGVAIA